ACTAACCTGAACACAATCGATAGACTAAATGCTAATATCCATCGAGGCATTCGAGTTCCATAACGCAGCTACGCCCAAAACCTCGGCAACAGATGCCATACCAGGTGGAAGACAACATGAGAGTAACGTTAACGCCTCACGAGAAAGATCTCCGACGAGAGGTGCAGGATTCAATGTGGCTCTGCAGACTAGACGGTCCTTAACTCGATCGTCCAGGGCGACCCTTTCCGAACTAAAGTCATTGCTTCCCAAACACGAAACTGCTTCTTTACTGGTGGACACGTATTTTGATCGGGCCCATTGGTTCATTCTAATATTCCACCAAGACGAGTTCAGGAAACGGTGGCAGGATTTATACGCTTCTAGCGGTACCCAATCAGCTCCACGCAATGAGGACATAGATTTTGTGAGTGTGTTTCTGATGGTTATTGCCATCGGCCTACAATACGCCGGAACTTATCGAGTGCGTCTGTTGGCTACGTATGATGTTGATGTAGCGAAGCTCAGCGAGCGCATTTTTACTGCTATTAGGGCCAAGCTCCTTGACATCCTATCCTGTGGTTCGCTAGAGGCCGTCCAAACTTGCATTTTGTTGGGAACATATTATCTATACCATGGATCCCCTGCTCTTGCATGGCCTGTGTGTGGCTGTGGTCTACGCATTGCTCAAGCCCTAAATCTACACCGGAAATTACCAAGGTTGGAAACAGACTCGTCTCAACTAGCCAATTGGCGCAACCAGAACGAAACGAGAAAGCGTTGCTGGTGGGCTATCTATGAGATTGAAACTTTCTGTTCGATGTCATATGGGTATCCTCACAGCATTAAAGATGCCGATTGTGACGTGGAATTGTTGGATCCATCCGCGAGATCGCAAGTTGCGCCATCTCCCGGGTCATTCAATCAGTCATCTCAGACCAAGACAACGCTCctttcttataaatatttgaTGTCGAAGTTGTCAATCCTGATCAAATCTGCCCTCGCTGAGCTGTATCGCATTGGTGCGGACTCAACGGAACCTTCGGACCCAACCAATTCAACTACGGACCTACACCACCTCGTGCAAAAGGTGGCCGGGTTGGACGCAGAATTACAAACGTGGCGTGCTCAAGTTCCACCGGAGCTGCAGATATCAAATAGGATGCCCGTTGAAACTAGTTATTCCTCATTAGAGGAGTTGGACCAGGATGTTAGCGCAAAAGGCCCTCGTTTTGAAACCCACATTCTTCAACTACAAGCGCTGGCTCTCAAGCTTGCATATGAGAATGCTAGGATTCTTGTTCATCGACCACTTCTTTCGTATAAACTTGTGAATAAAGCTAGCGACAAGGACATAAGCCACTATGCCGGACCCTCTTCCGTCAATCAGTCACACCCTGATCCCTTTCGCTTATCATTACAGGCATGCCGTGAGGCAGCCCTGAACACATCAGAAACTGCTTTGATGCCCATAACAGAACTTGTTTCAGTCACCTATGCAGGCGCGTTTGTTGGTATACATACATTCACTGCTGGGATAACACTAGGGATCTTGTGCAGTCTTGAGCCCCTAAGCCAGGAATCCCAAATGGCCAAGAGTGGTCTGCATCGGCTCATCAACATACAATCAAGACTGAAAGATCGCTATCCTGTGGCTGCGCAAAGCCTGGAGATTCTCCAGCGACTTACTAAACACGTTATGGACAAAGAGCTGTCCGCTATCTTAGACGTGGAAAAGCCACCAAAAACATCGAATCTAAGTGCAGGTGACAATACAGCAGCATACCAGTcaataaatacttataatccACAAACCCTTGCATCAGCTACTGCACCTCAGCAGCCAGATATACAGCTCGGTTCTGAATATCCTTCAGACCTAGCAGAGAACGAGACCTTGGGCGATATCGTCAATTTTACTGGTGACCTGCCCCTTCAATACGGGGAGGATCCGGCATTATCACAGGCTATTTATGACTTTGACCAAGGTATTCTCTACAGTCACTGCTGTTCCAGGTTCAGAAAGCTGACAAATTACTAACCTAGCCATCTTAATGCAGCCCTCCCCGTTGCAAGAAGGGTCACCTGTGAGTTCTTCGCAATGGCCAGCTGCAAATGATTTTTCGGTTCTTGATCAGGCATGGATTTGGGGGCTAGATAATTCTGTACCGATGGAGTGACAATGGACGGTGATATATTTGCCTTATATCGTACAGAAGCAGGAACACCCTATTGAATACTTGATTTTTCAATGGCTGTCTACGTTTCACGGAGCCATTAATACTTCGAAAACGGTCTTAAAATCCATAAATATGGAAGAAAACAACTCGACCAAACATTAAGTACACAGAAACCAATCTCATATCAAGCCGGGCTTCTCTAATAACCACCAGTTTCGCCTTGCTCCATCGGCTTAaactcaacctcaacagGCTCTTCACCAATACCACGACTCTTAGCATCCTCCAGAATCGCGATGGTAGCCGTGGCCCCAATGCGCGTAACACCCAAGCTCATCACATGCAGCAAGTCGTCCAGAGTCCTCACACCCCCAGCGGCCTTGATCTGGACTTTCTCTCCAGAATTTTCTCGCATCAGCTTTAGATCTCGCACCGTCGCACCCTTGTAGTTATACGACCCATCCGCCTGCTTCACAAACCCGTACCCCGTCGACGTCTTAACAAATGCGACACCAATCTCAGTGCAGATTACACACAGGCGCGCAATATGCTCTGGTTGGAGATAGTCGTTCTCAAAGATCACCTTCAGTATAGCGCCGTTGGCAACAACTGCCTCATTGATCAAACGGATTTCCTTGGTAACATACTCCCAGTCCCCACCGAGGACCTTGCCGATATTAACAACCATATCGAtctcagctcctccagccttTGCGGCATCGGTGGCCTCGATGACTTTGATCTCGGTGGTGCTGTTGCCGTGTGGAAAGCCGATAACCGGGCAGACCTTGACGGTTGAGCCGGTGAGTTCTTTCTTGGCGAGTGGGATCAGGTATGGTTTTACGCAGGCTGTAGCGACGTTGTTGTCGCGAGAGATTTTGAGGCCCTTGAGAATGTCGGCGTCTGTCATTgttgggtggaggagggagtggtCGATCATTTTGGCCAGTTGGGTGAGGGTTACTTTGATGGTGTTGGGCGCCATTGTGGTTGGTGTCGGGTTGATTGGGGTGTGATAAAGAGTAAAGAATTCAGTATATTGAATGTCGGGATAGAGAATTTGATTTATTGCGATGTTAATCTGGGATAAAACCAAAGTTAGGTCCTTCACGGTTTCTTATATTCTTGAGTCTCCTCATGTTGCTGGGCCGGTGGAGGTTATTGCCATAAACCCAGTATTGCTCCGGTGGGAAGAGCTACCAAAACAGGCTGTTTTCCCCACCGGACCGTCGCCACTATACGTACCCTAACTAACAGCATCAATGACCTTACAAACCTATATACACCTCCCCCACCCATCTTAAGATCCGTCAACCATACCTCGCgttctcaacctcatcatcaaACCAAACCGGTGCAACCCCATAATTCATCACCGTACTCTTAACCTTCGTATAGGCCTCATAAGCCTCAGCTCCATTCTCCTTCCCGATGCCACTCTCTTTAAACCCTCCCCAAGGCGACGACGGGTCATTCAAATGATGCCCATTGATCCAGACAATACCCGCCTCAATCCTACCGGCAACCCGATGGGCCTGCGTGAAGTCGTTCGTCCATACGGACGCACCCAGCGCGTATGATGTACCGTTTGCAATCTGGATGATCTCGTCTTCGGACTCACACCTTATCAGCGCGAGGACAGGTCCGAAGACCTCATTCCTTGCTAGGTCAGAGGTGGCGCTTGTTTCAATGACTGTAGGCTCGAAGAAGAAACCCTTTCCTTCGGGGTTTATCGTCGTAGTGTTCCCGCCGCAGAGAATCTTCCCTCCCTCCGCTGTGGCCCTCGAGACAAACGACGTACAGCGTTCAACCGCAGCGGCAGAGATAACGGATCCAATCTGCGTCTTTTCGTCCGTCGGAT
The nucleotide sequence above comes from Aspergillus puulaauensis MK2 DNA, chromosome 3, nearly complete sequence. Encoded proteins:
- a CDS encoding 2-deoxyribose-5-phosphate aldolase (COG:F;~EggNog:ENOG410PFNK;~InterPro:IPR011343,IPR028581,IPR002915,IPR013785;~PFAM:PF01791;~go_component: GO:0005737 - cytoplasm [Evidence IEA];~go_function: GO:0003824 - catalytic activity [Evidence IEA];~go_function: GO:0004139 - deoxyribose-phosphate aldolase activity [Evidence IEA];~go_function: GO:0016829 - lyase activity [Evidence IEA];~go_process: GO:0009264 - deoxyribonucleotide catabolic process [Evidence IEA]) — encoded protein: MAPNTIKVTLTQLAKMIDHSLLHPTMTDADILKGLKISRDNNVATACVKPYLIPLAKKELTGSTVKVCPVIGFPHGNSTTEIKVIEATDAAKAGGAEIDMVVNIGKVLGGDWEYVTKEIRLINEAVVANGAILKVIFENDYLQPEHIARLCVICTEIGVAFVKTSTGYGFVKQADGSYNYKGATVRDLKLMRENSGEKVQIKAAGGVRTLDDLLHVMSLGVTRIGATATIAILEDAKSRGIGEEPVEVEFKPMEQGETGGY
- a CDS encoding transcription factor domain-containing protein (COG:K;~EggNog:ENOG410PMT0;~InterPro:IPR036864,IPR007219,IPR001138;~PFAM:PF00172,PF04082;~go_function: GO:0000981 - DNA-binding transcription factor activity, RNA polymerase II-specific [Evidence IEA];~go_function: GO:0003677 - DNA binding [Evidence IEA];~go_function: GO:0008270 - zinc ion binding [Evidence IEA];~go_process: GO:0006351 - transcription, DNA-templated [Evidence IEA];~go_process: GO:0006355 - regulation of transcription, DNA-templated [Evidence IEA]) translates to MESRVTRGHNGPRRKVTRACQRCRRQKLKCDTQRPCVPCSRTGVECLPSGTGEWKPYCPQTGSPRRPSKKARVAEPEPTSSPPERSNSSNNRVGNVVSNVDGGSWKSSSTMALVDGAFEFHNAATPKTSATDAIPGGRQHESNVNASRERSPTRGAGFNVALQTRRSLTRSSRATLSELKSLLPKHETASLLVDTYFDRAHWFILIFHQDEFRKRWQDLYASSGTQSAPRNEDIDFVSVFLMVIAIGLQYAGTYRVRLLATYDVDVAKLSERIFTAIRAKLLDILSCGSLEAVQTCILLGTYYLYHGSPALAWPVCGCGLRIAQALNLHRKLPRLETDSSQLANWRNQNETRKRCWWAIYEIETFCSMSYGYPHSIKDADCDVELLDPSARSQVAPSPGSFNQSSQTKTTLLSYKYLMSKLSILIKSALAELYRIGADSTEPSDPTNSTTDLHHLVQKVAGLDAELQTWRAQVPPELQISNRMPVETSYSSLEELDQDVSAKGPRFETHILQLQALALKLAYENARILVHRPLLSYKLVNKASDKDISHYAGPSSVNQSHPDPFRLSLQACREAALNTSETALMPITELVSVTYAGAFVGIHTFTAGITLGILCSLEPLSQESQMAKSGLHRLINIQSRLKDRYPVAAQSLEILQRLTKHVMDKELSAILDVEKPPKTSNLSAGDNTAAYQSINTYNPQTLASATAPQQPDIQLGSEYPSDLAENETLGDIVNFTGDLPLQYGEDPALSQAIYDFDQAILMQPSPLQEGSPVSSSQWPAANDFSVLDQAWIWGLDNSVPME